From Toxorhynchites rutilus septentrionalis strain SRP chromosome 2, ASM2978413v1, whole genome shotgun sequence, a single genomic window includes:
- the LOC129771219 gene encoding E3 SUMO-protein ligase ZBED1-like — protein sequence MTRYVDVHRPMSIIRSRSLDSQLLRMICKEYHPFSLVEDNEFKEFVRMLCHSYTLPSRKTLTNSLLPASYNEVLLEVKDELQHASAVSLTSDGWTNINNMSFYALTAHFIDRCGTLKSYLLECSEFNEKHTGENIASWIAQVLKTFNIDFKITAIVTDNAANMKSAASILNIRNVSCYAHSLNLAVQNAIAKSIKLVVDKVKLIVQFFKKSTSALSKLVDMQKPLNKAQLKLKQDVPTRWNSTFDMLDRVLINKEPIVSTLALLDSTLSLDSSEWDVIEHSVNMLRTFHDVTVEISSEQSVSLSKTCVLYRIMIKKMSTFPDASLPQSVRMLKTELVTGLQKRFGSIEDNKLRSQAVLLDPRFKKQAFGDDSKFQLA from the coding sequence ATGACTAGATATGTCGATGTTCATCGACCGATGTCAATTATAAGAAGCAGATCGCTAGACAGTCAGCTGCTCAGAATGATCTGTAAAGAATATCATCCATTTTCGCTCGTTGAAGATAACGAATTCAAAGAATTTGTTCGCATGCTCTGCCATTCGTATACCCTTCCAAGCAGGAAGACTTTGACGAACAGTTTGTTGCCGGCTTCGTATAATGAGGTTCTATTGGAGGTGAAGGATGAATTGCAACACGCGTCTGCTGTTAGTTTGACTAGCGATGGGTGGACCAATATTAACAACATGAGTTTTTACGCTTTAACGGCCCATTTTATTGATAGATGTGGCACTTTGAAATCTTACCTTCTTGAATGTTCAGAGTTTAATGAAAAGCATACAGGCGAGAATATAGCTTCATGGATAGCTCAAGTTCTAAAGACATTCAATATCGATTTTAAAATTACCGCTATCGTAACCGATAACGCTGCTAACATGAAGTCCGCAGCATCAATACTGAATATCAGAAACGTAAGCTGTTACGCTCATTCGCTTAATCTGGCAGTTCAAAATGCCATAGCAAAGAGTATCAAGTTGGTGGTGGATAAGGTCAAATTAAttgttcagtttttcaaaaaaagcacATCTGCATTATCAAAGCTAGTTGAtatgcaaaaacctttgaacAAAGCACAGTTAAAGTTGAAACAAGATGTTCCAACGCGCTGGAATTCCACTTTCGATATGCTGGATCGAGTTCTGATCAACAAAGAACCGATTGTATCCACATTAGCCTTGCTGGACTCTACGTTATCCTTAGATAGTTCGGAATGGGATGTTATAGAACACAGTGTCAATATGTTGAGAACATTTCACGATGTTACTGTTGAGATATCTTCAGAGCAAAGCGTTTCCCTGTCAAAAACGTGCGTGTTGTACCGTATAATGATAAAGAAGATGAGTACATTTCCTGATGCAAGTCTGCCGCAAAGCGTGAGAATGCTTAAAACTGAGCTAGTAACAGGCTTACAAAAAAGATTTGGATCAATCGAAGATAATAAACTCAGATCTCAAGCTGTTTTATTAGATCCACGGTTCAAAAAACAGGCTTTCGGAGATGATTCGAAGTTTCAGCTTGCGTAA